In the genome of Massilia sp. UMI-21, the window TCTTGGCCTGCTGCTGCGCCACCTGGGCGGCTGGCGGGGCCGGCGTGGCGACGCCCGGCGAGAACAGCGACTGTTTGCCGTTAGCCACCATCCAGTTGTTCCAGAGAACAATCAGGGAAATGGCGAACACGATCCACAGGACGGTACGTTTATTGAGTTCCATTGGAGTCTAGTCAGGAGTGGTTACAACCGCGAGCGGCTGGTGGAGGTTGCTTGTTCTCGTCCGCCGCAGGCACGAAATCGACGCCGCCCGGATTCCACGGATGGCAGCGGCACACGCGGCGCGCGGCCAGCAGCGAGCCGCGGGCGGCGCCGTGCACGCGCAGCGCCTCGATCGCGTAATTGGAGCAGGTCGGATAAAAACGGCATTTCTGCCCGAGCAGCGGGGACAGCAGCAGCTGGTAGCCGCGAAGGAACCAGACCAGCAGCGTCTTCATGGCGTCGGGGGCGCTGCCGGCGCCGGCGTGCTGCGGCGCGCGCGCTGGGAAGCGAACAGGCGGGTCAGCTCGGCGCGCAGCTCGGCCTTCAGGGCGCGCGTGGTCGCCGGCCCGTCCTTGCCATTGACCGGACGCGACAGGCGCACGATGCAATCGAAGGGTTCGAGCCGGGTGCTGCGGAACAGCTCACGCGTGACGCGCTTGATCGTATTGCGGGTGACGGCGCGCGGTGCGAAACGCTTGGCCACAACGACGCCCAGCCGCGCATGCGGCAAGGCGTTGGGCCGGGTATAGAGCACGAAATGCGCGGATTTTTGCGCCGGCCGCAAACGAAAAACGGATGAAAACTCATCCGTTTTAACGATACGCCGAACGCGCGCGAAGTCGTGCGAACCTTCGCCTGTCATGGCTGACCGCGTCGATCTGCTGATCTAAGAAACTTAGACAGCCAGACGCTTGCGGCCCTTGGCGCG includes:
- the yidD gene encoding membrane protein insertion efficiency factor YidD — protein: MKTLLVWFLRGYQLLLSPLLGQKCRFYPTCSNYAIEALRVHGAARGSLLAARRVCRCHPWNPGGVDFVPAADENKQPPPAARGCNHS
- the rnpA gene encoding ribonuclease P protein component; its protein translation is MTGEGSHDFARVRRIVKTDEFSSVFRLRPAQKSAHFVLYTRPNALPHARLGVVVAKRFAPRAVTRNTIKRVTRELFRSTRLEPFDCIVRLSRPVNGKDGPATTRALKAELRAELTRLFASQRARRSTPAPAAPPTP